CTATGTATGGCTGGAAAGGGTTGAACATTACTATTATGCATCGGACTTAAGCGGGTTCGGTCCTTTATGGTTTATACTTCTTCTGCCCTCTACTGTCTTTGCGGTTATTCTTTCTGTGTGGAAAAAGAAATTTGATTTTTTTATTGTTGCAGTAATGATGGTCCTTGTCTTCCTCGTTTATCCGAATAACTGGTTTACCCGGTATGTGATTTTTTTGTTCGGTCTTGGCTGTCTGGCTTTCGGGGTAGTTGTTCAGTATTTTAAGGACAAGGGAAGGACCTTTGAATATCTTGCCTTGTGCTTGGTGCTTTACACTTTTTTTACATCCAATTCCACAACGGTCACTCCTGGGAAAATAAAAGAGTTTATTCATCTGCCTGCAAAAGAGCGCAGCCTCGCAAGGCTTGGCCCGGATGTCTTAAATCTCTCACAGTATGAAAATTACGGACTGTGGTCGTGGATCAGCGTTAATATATCTGAGAGTGATACCCTGGCATATACCTTTACTCCTGAATTGCTTTCCCCGCTATGGAACAACAGCTTTTCGAATAAAATAATTTTTGTTAAATCGGAGAAATTTAAAGAATGGCTGGATAAGTTAGAGATAAATAACGCAACCTGTATTGTGGTATTACTCAAACCGAGGTCTATGGAATATTTGTGGCTTGAAAGGCTGGGAGAGATGCGGGATGATCCGAAATGGTCGTCGGTTTCAAAGAAATTCAGATTAGAATACCATGATAATAACTTCGCTGTTTTCAGGTTTAATAAATAGCAGACATTGAAAACTCCCATGGACATAAGGAGAAGACAATTGAATAAATGGAAAGGCATTTTCCCGGTAATTGTGGTTTGCAGTCTTTTGCTGTTTTCAGCATGCCATGAAGTAAAAAAGTCTACAGGTGAAAAGGAACTTCAGGAACAAAAAGGGGCAGTGATGCAGCCGGCGCCCCCGGCCAGTGAAGCAGCGCCTCTTAATTCGGAGCAAATCACGGAAGATAAGCCGTTGTCCTTTGAAGGCTGTCTCGATCCGGGAATGCTATCACAGGAAAGCGCTGTTGGATATTTGCGGATACTTGCATTGGGAGACCATGAATCAATCAGTTATTACAGTGAATCAGGACAATCAGAAAAAAGAATGTACAAGGGAAGTGGAGAGGCCTGGTACCAGAATGACATCTGCGCTGCGATTAAGGCATTATCCAGGAGGAATAATCCGGAAGCATATGATCTTATTCTTCAAATAATAGAGCGAAAAACCAGATACCCTAAAGCCATGGTTTGCGCAATAAGGGCAATAATGGTTTATGGAGAATTTAAAGACGGCTTCTGGCATGGAGACAAGAGAAGCATCCCGGTCCTGAAAAAAGCCGTCAATGAAAAAGATCCCGATATCAGATTGCAGGCTGCCGGCGCACTTTTGAGTTTAGGAGAGGGCGACATAGCCCTTCCTGTGATAGACGAACTTGCAAAGGCGGGGGCACAGCAGTCCATACCTGCTATTT
This window of the Nitrospirota bacterium genome carries:
- a CDS encoding HEAT repeat domain-containing protein, which gives rise to MNKWKGIFPVIVVCSLLLFSACHEVKKSTGEKELQEQKGAVMQPAPPASEAAPLNSEQITEDKPLSFEGCLDPGMLSQESAVGYLRILALGDHESISYYSESGQSEKRMYKGSGEAWYQNDICAAIKALSRRNNPEAYDLILQIIERKTRYPKAMVCAIRAIMVYGEFKDGFWHGDKRSIPVLKKAVNEKDPDIRLQAAGALLSLGEGDIALPVIDELAKAGAQQSIPAIYKLFTPEEKEDEGVKRIVRSGSRLFDERGKDILVRALNYSSDEVKVFAALRLTLMGIEQKRAEDTAIKILRQQTGKTIKEYQNIEEQQSERNAINYAIEVLEKIASTDGVRELKAFSESSSDSFFKARIQTTLKNISQKNNSLHKYD